The Planctomycetota bacterium genomic sequence CAGAACGGCGGCCTTCGGTCTCCTGGCCCTCGCGGCGGCGGGATGCGCCACCCGCTCCGAGATCCGCAGCCTTCCCATGGACGCGGGTGTGGCCCGGACCTACGACAAGCCCTTCGATCGCGTGCGCATGGCCTGCCGGGACGCCCTCGGGGAGCTGGCGTTCAACATCAAGGAAGGCGAGAAGGACACGGGCTTCATCGATGAGACGCATTATCGGATCATCGGCACGCAGGGACTGGCGGCCGGGACGATGGGTCGGATCGCGCGGATCATGATCGAAAACCAGAAAAGCCAGTGCGCCGTCTGGGTCGTGGTGCGGAGCAAGGTGGAAAGCCGCGAGGCCGAGCCGGCCGATCAGGCGATCGCGGAGGATCTGCACAAACGGATCGCCGCGCGGCTTGCGAAATGATCGCTCCGATGCTCGCCGCCCTTCTGGCGGCGCCTCAGGAGGACGCCGCCGCGCGGGAGGCGCTCGCCCGGCTGGCGGGACGCCTGAAGGAGGCGCGGACCCTTTCGGCCCGCGTGATCCAGGAGCGCCGGACCGCGCTCCTCGAGGAGCCGCTCCGGTCGTCCGGCACGCTCTATTACCGCCGCGAGCCGGCGCGGCTGGTCCTCGTGCTCTCCGATCCCCGGTCCACGATCGTCCACCTCGACCGCTCGTCCTACCAGGTCTACCGGCCCGACGAAAAGCGCCTGGAACGCTTCGACTTCGAGGATCCCGGAATGGCGCCGCGCCTCCTGGCGGCCTTCGAACCGCGGTCCGAGGAGATCGGGAAGGCCTTCCTCGTGCGCCGCGGCGAGGCCGGGCCGGGCGAGACGGAGATCCTCCTTGAGCCGCGCGACGAGAAGCTCGCGCGGCGGGTCCGCCGCCTGGCGCTGCGCACGGACGCCGAGGGAGGACTCCGCCGGATCGTCTTCACCGACCCGGAGGGAGACGAGGTCTCCTTCGCGCTCTCCGAGGTCCGGGTCAATCCCGAGCTGCCCGCGGACGTCTTCGAGCTTCGCGTTCCCCCGGACACCCGGATCCTCCGGCATGCGGTCCCGGCGGAGAAGGACGCCGCCCGACCGCGCTAATCCTTGATTCTCCGCCCGGCCGGCGGTTTACTTGGGCACCTGAAGTCTCCGCCCCTGCGGGGAAATTTCGCGATCATGACCCAGGACGACGCCGAGCTTCGAGTTCGCATCAAGGCGCTCCTCGTCCAGTGCGCGCGCCTGAAGGTCGCGCCCTCGGACATCGGCGACGACCAGCCGCTGTTCGACCCGGAGAAAGGTCTGGGCCTGGACTCGATCGACGTCCTGGAATTCGTCGTCCATCTGGAACGCTCGTTCGGCGTGACGATCCCCGACCGGGAGACCGGCCAGCGGGTGCTCCGTTCCGTCTCCACGATCGCCGAGTTCGTCCGATCGAACGGCCGCGCGCCGTGAGGAACGAGGCCCTCTGGAGGCACAGCCGCCACTGGCTGAACGTCCGGCCGGTCTACGCCTT encodes the following:
- a CDS encoding outer membrane lipoprotein carrier protein LolA; this encodes MLAALLAAPQEDAAAREALARLAGRLKEARTLSARVIQERRTALLEEPLRSSGTLYYRREPARLVLVLSDPRSTIVHLDRSSYQVYRPDEKRLERFDFEDPGMAPRLLAAFEPRSEEIGKAFLVRRGEAGPGETEILLEPRDEKLARRVRRLALRTDAEGGLRRIVFTDPEGDEVSFALSEVRVNPELPADVFELRVPPDTRILRHAVPAEKDAARPR
- a CDS encoding acyl carrier protein, which gives rise to MTQDDAELRVRIKALLVQCARLKVAPSDIGDDQPLFDPEKGLGLDSIDVLEFVVHLERSFGVTIPDRETGQRVLRSVSTIAEFVRSNGRAP